CCCAGCACTTGATGTATTAATAGAAGCACTGGAAGATCAGCAAAATCGTGTAAATGAATTTGATGATTTATTTTGGAAATCGAACGTTAAATTTAAAGTACCTTTTGGCAGCATTGAAACACATGGAGATTTGTTAATCATGCTTGCTTATCATGAAGCAGAGCATATTGGAAAAATCAAAGCAATGCATCAAGTGGTGACGGCCGGGTAATATGGTTAAGAAATACATTATAATCGGTTCTGGAATACTAGGTGCAAGCACTGCCTACCATCTCGCAAAAAAAGGTGCCAGTGTTGTTGTTATTGATCGGCATGATCAAGGACAAGCAACAGATGCCGCGGCGGGAATTGTTTGCCCATGGCTTTCACAGCGTCGAAATAAAGCATGGTACAGCCTAGCAAAAAACGGAGCAAGGATGTACCATGATTTAATCAATGAATTAAGGTATGCTGGAGAAACAGACATTGGATATGCCCAAGTTGGGGTTGTAAGTCTCCATACCGATGAAAAAAAGCTTTATGCAATGCGTGATCGTGCAATCAAACGCCGGGAAAATGCTCTGGAAATTGGCGACATTACCTTACTTAATTCAAAAGAGACTAAATCAATGTTTCCACTTCTCACCGAGGAATATAGTTCCGTGCATGTTAGTGGTGCAGCTAGAGTGGATGGGCGCAAATTACGTGATGCACTGCTTTGGGCCGCGAAAAAGCATGGGGCCGAATTTATTACCGGAAATGCAAGCCTTAAAGCAGAAGGTATTCAAATTACTGGCGTTTCTGTAGATGGAAAAACCATTGAAGCAGATTGTGTCATTGCTGCTACTGGCGCATGGATGAATGAGCTAATTGAACCACTGGGCGTAAAGTTCCATGTCACTCCACAACGTGCACAAATCATGCACTTAGAAATCCCAGATATGGATACTTCTAAATGGCCAGTCGTCATGCCGCCGAATAATCAGTACATGTTAGCATTTGATGATCGGCGAATTGTGGTAGGGACTACATATGAAGATGATGCAGGTTTCGATTACCGAAATACAGCGGGTGGCATGCAGGAAATTTTAAATAAAGCGATTGATATAGCACCTGGATTGCGTCATAGCACCGTATTAGAAACAAGAGTTGGTTTTAGACCTGTTACACCTGGATTTCTTCCTGTTATCGGGGAGCTGCCTGATTTCAAAGGATTAGTGCTTGCCAATGGTTTAGGCTCTACTGGTTTAACAATGGGCCCATATATTGGTAAGGAATTGGCAAATTTGGCATTAGGGGAGCAGCTTGAAATTGATTTAGCGGACTATCCAGTAGCTGGTGCTGTTAAATAGGATGGACAATTGTCCATCCTATTTTTTAAGTTTATAAAAAACTGCCCCAATTTATAGGACAGTTCTTTCACATATTATTTAACAATCAACACCGGACATGCTGTTCGTTTAGCAACTTTATGGCTGACACTTCCGAGAAGAAAAGATTGCACCTGATTCAATCCGCGGCTTCCGATTACCACACAATCAACTTCTCTTTCCTCTGCAAACTGAACAATACGTGGTCCAGGCTCTCCATGAAGGACATGCGTACCAAAAACAATTTCCGATTGCTCTAATAATTTCCGAATTGGTTTTATTTTTTCCTTTCGTCTCGCTTCAATTTCAAATTTATTTGCAGCGTGCAATACATCTCTTTTAGCCGTATTTTCGTCTACTACATAAACAGCTTCAATGACTCCTTCAAATTTTTCAGCAAGCTCTATTGCATATTTTACTGCACGAATGGAATGCTCTGATCCATCAACAGCTAATAAAATTCGTTTAAACAAGCACAACACCCCCGTTTATCATAACAATGATGGTCTGGTAAAATCCCCACCTCCACCTTCAAATGCTTGTGAACCAAACACGTAAAGTCGGGGGATTAACAGCTTTTAAATTCCTGATTCTGTTCAATGTCCTGCGGGAGACTGACTGCCTTGCGATACTGACATTCAGTTCATGGCAAGTGAACCGCCACTGAATGAAGTTTCACTTTATAGTTTTTTCCATCATAGCATAACCTGCTTAATGTCCGGAAGAGATACCATGTATTTTGTTTTTCAACTCCATACTTTCCGTATTTAATCCCGTATACGTAACACGAATATTAACATCCTTAAATTTTGATTCAATTTTATCCAACGCAGCTATTGCAGAATCATCCCATAGGTGAGCATTCGTCAAATCAATTTCCGCCATTTCAACTTTATCATCATAGTTAAAGCGCTTCGGAAGCTCACTGACAGATGCGAAGAACAATTGACCATCCAAATAATAAATGCGTTTGTTACCAGCCTCATCAAGACTATCTGTTACCGTTACTTTAGAAATTTTTGCCGCGAAAAAGACTGCACTTAAAATCACTCCCGCAAAAACCCCCAAGGCCAGATTATTCGTTACAACAACAATTACAACTGTTGCGACCATTACAAATGCATCGGTTCGTGGAGTCTTGAAAATATTGCGTACCGAAGACCAGTCAAAGGTACTGATTGAAACCATGATCATCACACCTGCTAAAGCTGCCATCGGTATTTGGACAACAAGATCACCTAAAACGACTATAAGAAACATTAAAAATGCACCTGCAACAAATGTTGATAACCGACCTCTTCCACCTGACTTTACATTAATACCAGATTGTCCGATCATTGCACAACCAGCCATACCGCCAAAAAACCCGGTTACGATGTTCGCGATTCCTTGCCCGCGGCTTTCCCTGTTCTTATCACTTTCCGTATCTGTCATATCATCCACAATATTCGCAGTAAGAAGTGACTCTAATAACCCGACAATTGCCAAGGCAAGAGAATACGGGAAAATAATCATCAATGTTTCCCATGTCAATGGAATAGATGGTATAAGAAAGATTGGTAATTGCTGTGTCAATGCTCCCATATCACCAACCGTTCTAATATCGACATTGCCGAAGATTACAATTGCAGTCACTACAATAATTGCCACCAAGGTAGAAGGTACTGCTTTTGTAAAACGTGGAAAAAGATAAATAATTGCTAGTGTTAATCCCACGAGTGCATACATAATCCATATTTCGCCGGCAAAGTGCTCAAGCTGTGCAGCAAATATCAATATAGCCAACGCATTGACAAAACCAATCATGACTGAATGCGGGACAAACTTCATTGCTCTTGCTAGTTTACATACTCCAAAAATAACTTGAATAATTCCCGTTAAAATAGTTGCTGCTAATAGATATTGCAGCCCGTGTTCTGCCACTAGGTTTACCATTAATAATGCCATCGCGCCTGTTGCAGCAGATATCATGCCTGGTCTTCCCCCGACAAAAGCAATGACAATCGCAATACAAAACGAAGCATATAGCCCAACCATTGGATCTACACCGGCTATAATCGAGAATGCGATTGCTTCTGGAATAAGGGCTAGCGCAACAACAATTCCAGACAAAATATCCCCCTTCACATTTCCAAACCATTCCTGCTTTAATTGCTCAATTTTCAATTTCTTACCTCTTTCTATTATATATATTATGCTTATAAACTACATACTTTATCATTTTCCAAAAGATTATCATATCACAGTGCAAGCTTATTTTCAAAGCATGATAAAACGTTTACAAATGTTATTCACACTTGTTTGGAAAATAATATTTACAGACAATGACGAATTTGATAACCTATCTTTAGGCGAAAGAGGTGTCTTCCATGAAGGGGAAAGTAGTTATTCTTATCATTGTTCTTGTTACTGTAATTGCTATACTTCTAACCTGGTGGTATATGGAGACCATTATTGAGGATTATGATGTTGATAGAAAATCGTTAGGAGAAAGCAACGAGCTTTTCATTTGAGCATGCCAGAGAAGTATTACTTTCTTTGGTTTTTTTATTTCGCGCAAAAAAATAAACATGCAGCACATGTTTATTTTTTCTCTTCTGGATTCCAGTTTTGTATATCATCTGTTTCCACAATTGCTAACAAAACGTCGGCAACTTCAGATTCCCTTAATAAAACGTCCCTTAAACGATATTTAATATCATCTGCTTCATCTAATGTCAGCCCTTTTCTTAGCTCAATTGTGCCTTCCACATGGTATAATCTCCCCTCTTGGATCATACGTATCTGTTTTATATCAACGACGTCTTCATCCTCTAATAATAAGTTATATATCTTATCTTGAATTTCTGCCGGTGCAGCTACACCGATTAATCCAACCATGTTATCATAGCCAACCCGAAAAGCTACATAGAGCATTAAACCCCCGATAATCATAGAGGCTATTCCATCTGCCGCAAGTACACCGAAAGATTGCGCTAATACAATTCCAATAATCGCAAGTACAGCACCAGACGTAGCAACCAAATCTTCATAAAATACAAGTCTTGTTGCCGGAGAAGCCTTATTGACATTTTTAAAGGCATAAGGAATGATGGCGGCAGCTTTATCAGCTCCAGTTTCCATCCTGATTTCTTTCATGGCTTTATATAAAATAAACCCGTCAATCAAAAACGCAACTAATAAAATGATTAGATTAAGCCAGAAGTGCGTTGATTCTGCTGGATGCTGAAGCAAATGCCAGCCTTCTTTAATTGTTTCATATGCCATTATCGTAACGACGACTACAGCAATCATACAAAAAATGTTAATAACACGACCAAAACCTGTTGGAAAACGCTTCGAAGGCGGCAATTCAGCTAGAACACTTCCAAAATAGACAAAGCCTTGATTGACTGCATCTGCTAAAGAATGCATAGCTGAGGCAAACATCGTGCCACTGCCACTGAATGCAGCAGCTGCACCCTTAATGGCAGCTAAAAATGTATTACCAAGTGCAGCAATTCCTGATGATGTATTTCCCTTTTTCAATCTCTCAATAATACCCATCACATACCTCCTATATAAATAGCTATACCCATTGTTGCCCTGTTATATTAGGAGAATAAAGCGTTTATTTATTTTGCATCCGTTGCTTTACTTGGCTGCTTATAATCCCGTTGAAGTACAACATTCCCCAGTCTCAAATATGTAAATTGGAATATTGGACTTTGGATAAACGTAAAAATAAATGTAAAAACAAAGACTGGACCACCAATTATAAGCCCGATAACAAGCACACTGCATTCGGTAATAATCCGCACCCTTCCAATTGAGGCTCCCAGCTTATCGGCAATCGACAGCATAAATCCATCCCTTGGTCCTGCTCCCAAACCTGCCGCATTGTACATTCCGCCGCCAAATCCCATGATAACGATCCCTAAAATGATGAATAGGATATCGGTCCATGTATGTGTTGCATTTGGCAAAATATCAAGCCAACGATACAGGTCGACAAACACTCCAACTAGAATGGCATTCATAAACGTACCAAGCTTAATATATTCCCTGCCAATTACAAACGTTATCGTGATCAAAATGGCAGATATGATGATATTCCATGAGCCAATCGACAGCCCTGCTTTTTCATAAAAAGCAACACTGAGCACATCCCATGGATGTATCCCAAGATGCTGCATGTTGATGGTTAATGTAATACCTGCACTGAATACAATAACGCCAACTAAATAAAATGTTAAACGTAATGGATAATTAATGTTAACCTCCCCCTGCACTTCTCGAAAAAATGATTTACTTCTCTGCTTATTTTTCAACTAGAGTATCAGTTCGCAAAAAAAACAAACCCCTATTTACTTTTTCACCCATTGATTTGCCACCTGGGTGTAAAAATCTTCATCATGACGCTGTTCACGAAGCTCAACAAAAGAATCAATCAATTGTTTGGAAAGTTTATTCTTGCCTTCGACGGAGCCTTTTGTTAAATCCTCATGGAGCTGATTATTCTCCACCAATATACGATGATAATTTTTCATTAACGCTTCGGACTCGAAACGATTCGTTTTCAATAACGTCTTTAGCGACTTCTTTGCGATAAAAAGCTGGCTATATGATTTCACTTTTTGCAGCATTGTTCCGATCCTTTCTTTGTTTTTAATAAACCTGTTTCTTTAACGATAAATATTGGCACTTCTAATCCTGCTGAATCCTTATGATTCGATGTGCTCTTATAAACATAGCTTAGTATTTCATCGTTCACATGCTCATGTATTTTTATAGTCAGTCCTTTTTTTATTACAGCATGATCAATAACTCTTAAAGGTCCAAATGCAGTATCATGAAACTGTTGGTCAACAATATCCCCAGGCTGCACGCGAGTTACGGTGAAATAGCCTTTGTATGGCTGTTTATGTTTGTCTGCGGATAGCTTTTGCAGCATCAAAAGCCCCCTTTTTGCATTTATATGTTCTGCTATTATTATAGCAAACTATAACTATTTTAGAGCTCCCTGAAACAATTATGTATTCTTATCTGCCCTCTGAAATTTCACTCTCCCTCTGGCCACCTGTACCCCTTCGACATTTCCCCTGATTTCAAGCCCATGTATCTCGTTTTGCTCCTCTACAACCAGTTGCAATTTATCATTCACATATACTGGCAGCAGAAAATGCATCTCATAATCGGAAATCATCACATTGTTTTTACAAAGTGCAGAACAAAGCTCTGCTCCAATACACATAATTAGCATTCCATGAGCAATCGGCCCTCTATATTTGTGTTGTTTTGCAATCTTTTCATTATGATGAATTTGATTTTGATCACCTGATAATAGCATATATTGTTTTACCTTTTCTTCCGTTAAGACGACCTTACAACTAGTTTTGATACACATCGAAAGCTCTCCTTTCCTGCTAAATCAAAGCCGACAAGGGTTTGTGTATAAAATGTATTCATCCCTCTTTTCACTTTACTTTCAAGCAAAACTTCACACTCGTAGCTCTCGCCGACCATAAGCTGAGAATAACAAACACATTTTTGCTTTCGATGAATAGCCTCTGCTTCGTATTCCCATGGTATCTCGATATATTTATAAAATAGCATCGGAAATGTCGGTGGCAATTGGTTTTGTTTGCCAAAAATCATTTCATAGCTTTCTACCATTTCTTCTGTAATCGTCACGCTAATTCTTTTTGACTTCATGTTACCCTCTCCCAAAGCACCGCTATACCAAGACCACCGCCAATTCCAATAGCTGAAACGCAATAATTGGACTCCATTCTTTGTACCTCATTAAACAATCTTGTCACAAGAATCGCTCCAGATGCACCATACGGATGCCCTAACGCAATCGCACCGCCCTCTGGATTTAGATTGTCATACGAAATGGAAAATGCTTGAGCAAATAAGACAACCTTTACTGCAAATGCTTCATTTAGTTCAATAAGATCGATGTCTTCTATGGAGAAATTCGTTTTAGATAGGAGTTTCGAAACGGCTGGAATCGGGGCTGCGGCTGGATAGTTTGGATCGACTCCAGTTACACTGCTATCTACAAAGCGGAGGACTGGTTGAAGGTTCAACTCCTTCGCTTTATCTTCTGACATAATTAGAACAGCTGCTGCCCCATCATTAACACCACAAGAATTACCAACTGTCACCGTTCCATTTTTTTTAAAACAAGGAGATACGCGCTTTAACATCCGCCTATAATCTAACTCCGGCTTTAGCCCTTCATCTTTTAAAGGAATATTTGCAACACGGACCATCTCCTCAGAGAAATATCCTTTATCAAAGGAATCAAGCGATCGCTGGTAGCTTAAAGCTGCAAATTCGTCCTGCATTTCTCTTGTAATCCCATACTTTTCAGCAACATTTTCAGCTGCAATCCCCATATCCGGATCACCAATATCATCTGGCGAGAAACGCGCTCGACTTTTAAATAGCGACGCGCTCACACTCTCCACCCCACCCGCAATATAGATATCTCCTGCACCTCCCTGAATAAGATGACAGGCAAGTCGGATTGCTTCCAACCCGGAACCACACTGCCGATCAACTGTTAATCCTGGAACAGTACATGGCTGCCCGCTTTCAAGAGCTGACAGCCTTGCAAGGTTTCCACCAGGTCCAACCGTATTTCCTAAAATAATATCATCAACCGGTTCATTAAGGTCTTTTGTAAGATCCTCAATAACAAATGCTGCTAACTGTTCAGGGGAATAGTTCTTCAACACACCATTTTTCTTTCCTATTATTGTTCGTTTCGCATTTACAATCACAGCATTTTTCATACATAAACCCCTTGTTCAAATCGCTCTTTCAATTTTTGTCGGGAAATCTTGCCACCAGCTGTTTCCGGAAAGGAGTCGATTTTCCTCCAGATTCTAGGAATCTTGTATGCCGTTAAGTTTTTAAGACAATAATTTTTTAAGGATTGGATCGAAACATCGCCTGCAATAAAAGCGGCTACCTTCTCTCCCCAATATGCATCACGGATTCCAATGACTGCCGCCTCTTTTACACCATGATGGCTTTTAAGCACCTTTTCTATTTCCTGCGGGTAAATGTTGTACGCTCCATATAAAATCATGTCATTCTTTCGACCAAGAATGTATATGTATCCAGCTTCATCCATTTTGGCAATATCATAAACGGTCGCCCAATCACCTTGAAGCACCTTTTTCGTTTCGGCCGAATTATTGATATAGCCATCAAAAAACATATTGCTTTTTACATATAATATCCCTTCCTCTCCAACTACCGCTTTTTCCCCATCTTCCTTCATAATGCAAATCTCTACGTTATGGAAAACTTTCCCAACTGATGTATCATATTTTTCATCTGCCTCATCTTTTATAAGAGAAACAAAGCTAAGCTCTGAAGCACCATAAAACTCATGAATAGGCACATTGGCAAACTGATTTCGAAACGTTTTCTTTACACTTGGCAACAGCTTGGCCCCTGTTGAAATAAAGGTCACCTGCTTATTACTGTGATATCCTTCATTTATCATTGCCTGTATCATTGTCGGAACAACATAAACTGTCGATATAGGATAATTATCCAAGGTCCTCATCAAATGTGCCGCATTGAATTTCTTCAGCAAATAAACCGTTCCTCCTTCAAAGAGCGTACTTATTGCTCCATACAGAAACGTTGAATTAACAAATGATCCAGGAACCAGTACGTGTTCACTTCTACTCATCCCTAAATCTTCTCGATTGCATCTAAATGTCTCTACCCATGATTCATGTGAACGTACAAAAGCCTTTGGCATCCCAGTTGATCCGGAAGTAAATCCAATATAAAATGGGAAATTTTCTTCTATATCTGCTTCTTGATAGCTTTTACCATTTAACCATTGTGGCAAATCATCCGAGAAAACAACCTTGACAGGAATATCGGCCATGATTGTCCGCATTCTTTTATCAGCTACAATGAAATCAGGTGAAGTTTGCTTCAATCGTGCCTCTATTTCAGTCCTTTTCCATCTCATATCACCAATAATACTAGCCCAGCCAGCCTCACATGCGCCTGCAAATACTTGTAAAAACACTTCATCATTTGGCAAAAAAAGAGCAACCCTTCTTGTAATAGCTTCTTCCATTGAAAAAGCGGCTGCGGTCTGTTGTACGGATTCATACCATTCCCCGTATGTCAGATGTTTTTGCTCTGTGATAATTGCTCGTTTATCCGGGTTTAATTCCTTATGCTTCTCATACGTACATGTTACTTTCAATTTAAGCTTTGACCTCCTTTAAAAGTGGAACACTTTTCTGTAATTTTATAGCTAGTAACGAAGCAATCATAACTTTTGTGAAATCCCCTGGTAGATAAATTAAGTTCAAGATGGCAGCTTGCCCAATCGATATTTCCATTACAAACGCCTGAAACGGTATTCCAAACAGATAGATAACCAGCATACCCCCAATAAAGTTAGCTGCCATTAATTTAAATAGTGATGTTTCCTTCATTTTATAGGATATGTAACCAATAATAAATGCACCTGCAACCCAGCCAATGAGAAACCCGCCTGATGGGGTTACAAATACGCCAAGCCCGCCTCTGCCTCCTGACAGTAATGGCAAACCTGCAGCAACTAAAAGTAAAAATAAAATCAAACTATATCCAGCATACTTCGGACCAAAACGAGCACCCAGTACACTTCCAGCAAGCATGACACCTAATGTTTGGAGTGTTATCGGAACAGGTGAAAACCCCAATGGAATTGGTGGAATTAACCCTAGAACCCCCATGACTGTCGCAAAAAATGATACAAATACAAGCTTTCTTACACCCATTGTCAACCACCTCTATTTTAAGGTTAACAATAGTGTAGTATAAATATCACTTTTCGTAAATTGGTTTTTTCGAAAAAAGTTAGTTATAAGTCTATTAAACCATACATTAGGACAGCATTCTTGATTTTTTGGTCTCTAAAAAAAAGCTAAAAAGAAGCCTTTTTCTTTGTATCAGGAAATCGATACGGTTGAGTTGAATTGCCCACCTGATAGTCTTATTTTAATTTATAATAACTTTCACAATTTCCGTAAGCTCCTTATAATAGATCTATATCCCTACCCACACTTAGGAGGAAAATACATGATGAACAAATTGATCTTAGCTTCAACATCTCCAAGAAGGCAAGAACTGCTAAATCAAGTTAGAATCCCTTTTACTTCCAAGAATCCCAATGTAGATGAATCACAGATTACCACCAATGACCCAATTGAAAAAGTGAAACAGTTAGCCATGCTAAAAGCCGAGAATGTTCCTATTGATCATGATAATGAAGTGATTTTAGCTGCGGATACTGTGGTTGCTTACAAGCAAACTATATTCGAAAAACCTGATAATAGAGAACAAGCCCATGAAATGATTTCGGAGCTCAGTGGTGACTTACATGATGTATTTACTGGTGTCATGATTCGTTCCTATAAGGAGAAAACAGTTTTTGCCGAACATACACAGGTTGAATTTTGGCCATTAAAAGCTAATGAAATTGAGTCGTATGTATCATCAATGGACCCATACGGCAAAGCAGGTGCATATGGTATTCAAAGCCTTGGTGCATTACTAGTGAAGCAGATTAATGGCGATTACTACAATGTCATGGGCCTGCCTATTTCCCGTGTTGTCAGAGAGCTTAGGAAGTTTTCTATATATCCTGAATTGGATTAGGTTGTCAGGTACTTGCCGATGCTTGCAACCTACAAGCAAAATAAGATAGGCCACTAAATGCTTCTCTGAAGCTCTTCTTCATGTTTGTCTTTTTTTCTTAAAAAATTTGCCGTAATAACCGTATAATTTTCAACATTTTCGATTTACTTTGTTTTATAATCAGACTAGTTGCTATTTACGTCTCCTTATAACATTTTATTCAAAATAAGATAAATACGGAGAGAATTAAGGAATAGGAGAGACAAAATGAAACAATACATTGGAGACGGAATGCTGTTTATCACAGCAATCGTATGGGGCAGTGGATTTGTTGTTACTGCAATCGCTTTAGAATATTTATCAGCTTATCAGGTCATGGCTGGAAGATTCATTATAGCTGCCATTATCCTTTCACTTTTATTTAGAAAAAGGTTCCAAACATTCACCAAATCGATTGTTTGGAAGGGAGCGATATTAGGAACGATTTTATATGTAGGGTTCGCTTTGCAAACGGTTGGTTTAGAATACACTACACCATCCAAAAATGCCTTCTTAACCGCGGTGAATGTTGTTATTGTGCCATTAATTGC
This region of Oceanobacillus sp. FSL K6-2867 genomic DNA includes:
- a CDS encoding universal stress protein, which encodes MFKRILLAVDGSEHSIRAVKYAIELAEKFEGVIEAVYVVDENTAKRDVLHAANKFEIEARRKEKIKPIRKLLEQSEIVFGTHVLHGEPGPRIVQFAEEREVDCVVIGSRGLNQVQSFLLGSVSHKVAKRTACPVLIVK
- a CDS encoding SulP family inorganic anion transporter, whose amino-acid sequence is MKIEQLKQEWFGNVKGDILSGIVVALALIPEAIAFSIIAGVDPMVGLYASFCIAIVIAFVGGRPGMISAATGAMALLMVNLVAEHGLQYLLAATILTGIIQVIFGVCKLARAMKFVPHSVMIGFVNALAILIFAAQLEHFAGEIWIMYALVGLTLAIIYLFPRFTKAVPSTLVAIIVVTAIVIFGNVDIRTVGDMGALTQQLPIFLIPSIPLTWETLMIIFPYSLALAIVGLLESLLTANIVDDMTDTESDKNRESRGQGIANIVTGFFGGMAGCAMIGQSGINVKSGGRGRLSTFVAGAFLMFLIVVLGDLVVQIPMAALAGVMIMVSISTFDWSSVRNIFKTPRTDAFVMVATVVIVVVTNNLALGVFAGVILSAVFFAAKISKVTVTDSLDEAGNKRIYYLDGQLFFASVSELPKRFNYDDKVEMAEIDLTNAHLWDDSAIAALDKIESKFKDVNIRVTYTGLNTESMELKNKIHGISSGH
- a CDS encoding YitT family protein, with product MKNKQRSKSFFREVQGEVNINYPLRLTFYLVGVIVFSAGITLTINMQHLGIHPWDVLSVAFYEKAGLSIGSWNIIISAILITITFVIGREYIKLGTFMNAILVGVFVDLYRWLDILPNATHTWTDILFIILGIVIMGFGGGMYNAAGLGAGPRDGFMLSIADKLGASIGRVRIITECSVLVIGLIIGGPVFVFTFIFTFIQSPIFQFTYLRLGNVVLQRDYKQPSKATDAK
- a CDS encoding AMP-binding protein, with protein sequence MKVTCTYEKHKELNPDKRAIITEQKHLTYGEWYESVQQTAAAFSMEEAITRRVALFLPNDEVFLQVFAGACEAGWASIIGDMRWKRTEIEARLKQTSPDFIVADKRMRTIMADIPVKVVFSDDLPQWLNGKSYQEADIEENFPFYIGFTSGSTGMPKAFVRSHESWVETFRCNREDLGMSRSEHVLVPGSFVNSTFLYGAISTLFEGGTVYLLKKFNAAHLMRTLDNYPISTVYVVPTMIQAMINEGYHSNKQVTFISTGAKLLPSVKKTFRNQFANVPIHEFYGASELSFVSLIKDEADEKYDTSVGKVFHNVEICIMKEDGEKAVVGEEGILYVKSNMFFDGYINNSAETKKVLQGDWATVYDIAKMDEAGYIYILGRKNDMILYGAYNIYPQEIEKVLKSHHGVKEAAVIGIRDAYWGEKVAAFIAGDVSIQSLKNYCLKNLTAYKIPRIWRKIDSFPETAGGKISRQKLKERFEQGVYV
- a CDS encoding Maf family protein, whose translation is MNKLILASTSPRRQELLNQVRIPFTSKNPNVDESQITTNDPIEKVKQLAMLKAENVPIDHDNEVILAADTVVAYKQTIFEKPDNREQAHEMISELSGDLHDVFTGVMIRSYKEKTVFAEHTQVEFWPLKANEIESYVSSMDPYGKAGAYGIQSLGALLVKQINGDYYNVMGLPISRVVRELRKFSIYPELD
- a CDS encoding FAD-dependent oxidoreductase — encoded protein: MVKKYIIIGSGILGASTAYHLAKKGASVVVIDRHDQGQATDAAAGIVCPWLSQRRNKAWYSLAKNGARMYHDLINELRYAGETDIGYAQVGVVSLHTDEKKLYAMRDRAIKRRENALEIGDITLLNSKETKSMFPLLTEEYSSVHVSGAARVDGRKLRDALLWAAKKHGAEFITGNASLKAEGIQITGVSVDGKTIEADCVIAATGAWMNELIEPLGVKFHVTPQRAQIMHLEIPDMDTSKWPVVMPPNNQYMLAFDDRRIVVGTTYEDDAGFDYRNTAGGMQEILNKAIDIAPGLRHSTVLETRVGFRPVTPGFLPVIGELPDFKGLVLANGLGSTGLTMGPYIGKELANLALGEQLEIDLADYPVAGAVK
- a CDS encoding cation diffusion facilitator family transporter; this encodes MGIIERLKKGNTSSGIAALGNTFLAAIKGAAAAFSGSGTMFASAMHSLADAVNQGFVYFGSVLAELPPSKRFPTGFGRVINIFCMIAVVVVTIMAYETIKEGWHLLQHPAESTHFWLNLIILLVAFLIDGFILYKAMKEIRMETGADKAAAIIPYAFKNVNKASPATRLVFYEDLVATSGAVLAIIGIVLAQSFGVLAADGIASMIIGGLMLYVAFRVGYDNMVGLIGVAAPAEIQDKIYNLLLEDEDVVDIKQIRMIQEGRLYHVEGTIELRKGLTLDEADDIKYRLRDVLLRESEVADVLLAIVETDDIQNWNPEEKK
- a CDS encoding MaoC family dehydratase, whose translation is MCIKTSCKVVLTEEKVKQYMLLSGDQNQIHHNEKIAKQHKYRGPIAHGMLIMCIGAELCSALCKNNVMISDYEMHFLLPVYVNDKLQLVVEEQNEIHGLEIRGNVEGVQVARGRVKFQRADKNT
- a CDS encoding biotin transporter BioY, with the protein product MGVRKLVFVSFFATVMGVLGLIPPIPLGFSPVPITLQTLGVMLAGSVLGARFGPKYAGYSLILFLLLVAAGLPLLSGGRGGLGVFVTPSGGFLIGWVAGAFIIGYISYKMKETSLFKLMAANFIGGMLVIYLFGIPFQAFVMEISIGQAAILNLIYLPGDFTKVMIASLLAIKLQKSVPLLKEVKA
- a CDS encoding acetyl-CoA C-acyltransferase, yielding MKNAVIVNAKRTIIGKKNGVLKNYSPEQLAAFVIEDLTKDLNEPVDDIILGNTVGPGGNLARLSALESGQPCTVPGLTVDRQCGSGLEAIRLACHLIQGGAGDIYIAGGVESVSASLFKSRARFSPDDIGDPDMGIAAENVAEKYGITREMQDEFAALSYQRSLDSFDKGYFSEEMVRVANIPLKDEGLKPELDYRRMLKRVSPCFKKNGTVTVGNSCGVNDGAAAVLIMSEDKAKELNLQPVLRFVDSSVTGVDPNYPAAAPIPAVSKLLSKTNFSIEDIDLIELNEAFAVKVVLFAQAFSISYDNLNPEGGAIALGHPYGASGAILVTRLFNEVQRMESNYCVSAIGIGGGLGIAVLWERVT